Within the Aspergillus luchuensis IFO 4308 DNA, chromosome 5, nearly complete sequence genome, the region GAAATAATATTCGGAAACTTTTGTCGTTTGTCAACTCAGACCCAGCAAAAAAAGGACTGGAACCTTTCACGATCAACGTTGAAGTTGAGAACAACACTGCTATTTTTTGTCGCACAGAGGCAGAGACCAAAAGATACATTGGGCCGGATGAGTTTATGGGATTCGGTCACGAGTTCGAGAAGGCGTACACTACAAACCAAATATACGGCAGTACTGGACATCACAGGATCATCTCATATCGGTTTGGTGATCTGAGACTCATGCTGCGCTATGAAACAGACGGATACGTTAATGTACCCTCAAATGCGGATGCAGAACTGGGCCCACTATCCAGTATGATAGAGTCACTATCACTTGGCCCAACTAGTGGGCTTCCTCATATGGCCTCCACGGGGACCGCATTAAGGATCAAGAAAGAAGGTCATATCGTTCCAATAGAATCAACCCTCGAAATAAAAACACGGGTCTTTCACAAGAAAATCGACCTTCAAGAAATTCTTCCGCAGTTGTGGGTATCTCAAACCCCCAATCTCGTGCGTGCCTATCACAGAAACGGTTTATTTGAGCTGCCAAAAGTTGAAGACGTGACGCTTGAGATCAAGAATTGGGAAAACGAACACCAAGAAGACCTCATGAAGTtagctattataataaaaagaatcaTCGATGTGGTAAAAAAGAACGGTGGGAAAGCCGTTGTCAAGTACGATGGCCAGCATGATGAGCTAGTGGTCTGGAAAGCCGAAGAAAGGCAGTTATTACCACATGACATTTATTCCAAGTTGAATAACCAGAATGATAAATCAGCAGTCTCGGAAATGAACACCAACTCAGCAATTCGATCAGAGAAGCCAGAGACCCAAAAGACGAAATTGAAAATTGGAGATGTTTTATACGATATCAATCTTTCCATGATTCCGTACCTTCGTTCCTTCGTCGACTTCCAACGAAAAGCTCAATCGCAGGTCTCAGAATTTGATCACGGTGCTATTCCTTTGTTTGATGTTGCGCTCAAAGGATTTGAAATGGGCTATAGGCATTGTTTTCGTTCATTACCTGCTGATGTTTCTCAGTATCACACTCTTTGTGAAACATATGATTTCCTCGGAGTCGATGTGCTTGGACAACAATCGATCGATGATATTTTTGTCGACCTCAGAGCCTGCAAAACCACTTATGAGCTTGACTACAAGCGGTACCGAGCTGTTAAGGGAAATAAAGCCATAGCAAGAGATGCAGCGTTTCGACTTATGTTTTTGATGACCAATGGCAAGTTCCACGATGGAATCAAAGACTCCGCTAAAGTTTATAATGCTGTGCTATTTGTCGTGTCACACCCAGGTACTTTCAAATGGCGCACAAGAGCCCTTGTGCTTGCTGCATATAAGGAACGGTTTCTTATCACATCTAAGCAGAGAGCTCAGTTGGATCAGTGGTGTCGAAGGGACAATCATGGatcagatgatgaggggaCCACAGACGAGAATGGCTCGGAGCCATATTACTCCGATGGTTCCTAGACCTCTGAAATAAAGGTCGGGAATCCAGGTTATCCATTTATTCTAACATCATGGCTTGAGCAATACTGCAGGCTGTATTTTCTTCCAATCAAGCTCAAATCGAATTTCGGTTTACACTTTACCTCGCTATGACTCTTAAAACATCAACAGTCGTTAAGGCTTCTAGGTGGTGTGGTACGCAACCACTTATTTACCCTTtgaaaacacacacacacacacacacacacacacacacacacacacacacatacacacactaCGCGCTTGTAGCTTACGCAAGCGCGCTTTTCCCAGCAACTTCGTAGAAACACCTTTTGAAAAATGCTCATTAGACTGACTTCAGTATCCCCTTATATGTGAAGAATCCTGTCACTACAATTGCACGGCAAGACGCTTTCAAAAAAAGTGAAATAAATGGTGCGTTTTTATACGCAGTTCAACTTCTCCTGCTAGTTATCATAATATTCATGAAACCGTACCCTCCCTAAAACCCGCAAAGCGCCAAAATAAGCTGATTTgatccatcctccccattaACATCTCCACATTTAATAAGATACTCCCACCCGAGCCTTGCCCCTGCAACAGCAGCTTGATTCTGATTCACATAATTGGGGGGGGGAAACAAGACTCTGAGTTACCGCGCCTTCAATCGGAACAAAGAATTTTTCCTGACGCTTAGCGTTCTTGACGTGAAGAACCTTCATGCTATACGGCCCAGGCATTGAAGCTCTCTCAATGCTTTCGGGCAAGAGGACCGATGGATTAAGCCGGAAAGTCGTGCGATGATAGTCACCATTTTTCCAGGTAAGGCCAAAGGCCTCGAAGAACCTCCTGAACTTATCCATGGGCGTGAAGTTGGGTAAGTGCAGGCCGACTATGGCAATCCCGCCATTTTCGACGTAAGCTCTTATTTTAGCGAGCACCTCCCCGGTTCTCTTGATTGGATTCGGTAAGGCCTTCGTCTGTTATGATAAATGCTTTGAAGGTGGCCTCGGCGATTATCTGAAGCGCAGTGTTTGCGGTCTTCGCGCGCTTAATGTTGGCCACTTCTGAGAGCCTGGTGAAGAGCGTGGAATAGACTTCATCGAGAAAGTCGCGATatgcgagagagagaagaagaattcgGGGTCTCTCGGCTGAGGCCATTGTTGTGACTTTGAAGGCCGCCCGTTTGTAGTTTGAGCCTTAAAAAAATGTTTAGTAGAACCCACTTAACTATCTTAAATACAGCATAATGTTTCAGGTCAGCCCCTCCTTTATGATTACGAGCTAAGCTGGTGGGTGGCTTTGAATTTCCTAAGTCTGCCTTATTTGGTATCTATTGCATAATCTCAGAGAGGAAAGGAGACACCAGTGATTGGTGGCCCTGCACCTTGTGACGTGGTCATCTATCCTTGACCCATGCAAAGCTGACATTTCCTCTCGAGGTGCCTCCCAACTGTTGAATCCCCTCGGAAATTATTACATCACCCCCTTCTGCGCCAGTAGTTCGTGCCAAGGCTGTCGAGTTGCCGACAATAATTTTCCAGCCTAATTATGCAATGAACCCAAAGCAGACAATAACATGGCTGCATTATTGCAAATAAACAAACCAATCAAATATTGCAACGAAAAATCTCTGGTTACACAGCCTCAAGGCTTGACGAGGCTGATAATTCTTGGGATTTATATTCGTCCTAGAGTCCTTAGGTaaacccccccccctccaccaaaataagaaaaatggACTATATCGAAGCTACCCCAAAAGCCAAATGACTAGCACGCAAAACTACAAATGACGAAGATCAATCATATGACATTACCTCAGATTTCCGTCCTATACAGAGACAGCACTTTGACATTAGACTACAACTCTTTACTAGATTTTTCTCCTTTTACCTCCAAGATCAGCCATCCTTGCCTATCACGAACAATGCTCTACCCGGATTAATTCCAACACTCCCGAAAGAAACTAGTCTATACAGACGCAGGTCCAACTTTCCACTAGATAGTCGCACCCGTACTCAGGAATCCATTTTGCCTAAGACCGCCCTGGTACCGCTAGACTCGATGATTATAGTAATGAACACGAAGaacatggagaagaagacaacgCAGGCTCATGTGGATCAACTCTGCCCACTTGATCACCGAGGGAAGAAACATGATGCGCTGGCGAAGAGACATAATATACGGGTAGAAGCTCTGAAAAAGGTATTAGACGCAATGTCCCCAGAAAATGGATCTCCTATGGTTCTATTGTGTCGGGGCGAAAGCTCCCATTGCTCAATATTGCCTATACCAATTTCAAACTCGGAAGACGAGGTAGAAACATGGAGAGAGATACACAGGGCTTGGTACGCGCGCAGAGGATATTGGAGGAAACGTCTGCTGGGATATAGTGTCACACGAGTGGACGCTGTCAATGTTTGTTTTCAAATATTGTCATTCTGAGAAGAATCACTGATTACCACACCAAGATCGCACTTCTGGGATCGAAGAAGGCCTCGAAAGGCCGGAAGAATTGTGAATTTATTGGGATGTATACGGAACGCGACGTTCCAGCAGAGAGGAAAATATTGCAACAGACTATAGACGACTATGTTCCCATTTCGGACTACTTCTACGATCGTCGCACTAGAACTGCGGAATATAGCTATGGTTGCAATTGGTTTTCTTGCTTGCCGTGCTTCGATGATGCTGGGGCATGCCCAGAACAAACATATCGTACGCCGAACGGAATATTTTACACTTGGATACACTCCACCTGATAGAACACGCCTTCTCTTACCCAGACCTCGCTGCTTTAGATGACTTCTCAGAAAGAAATATGTTAGGGATATCCTAGGTCTAATGAGACTTGAAACAGTTGGCACTGTCCAGCTTTAAGAGAGATCGAATTCAGGGGTATAGTAGTCAGCGAAGGTTGGGCGCTAGATAAGCATCATATGACTTTGCCTTTGTTGGTCGCAATATTGCTAGGcgtggttgttgctgctagGTTCCTTTTCGGTTGGGATACAGCATGGACTGTTGGCGCCTTTCTTGTCGCACTAATATCGCTTCTGTTGTGCATATCCTACGAGTTGTAGTCAGATCTTGTTTTAGGCTCTCGCCGATCGCTGGAGTATATGATGACTGTATTAGGAAGCTTCCAGAATATTGTGTTCTTCTGCCTGTACCTGAAGCTCTTGGATTTGATTGtattttcttcccttgtcCCGTTCGAAAAAAGAGTGTAAGCACCTTGGCGCCCACATGTCCGCGCTTACAGATAACGAGCTTGATTCAGCACCTATAACGTAAGCGggaagcgagtcggccaggtaAGCCAGAGTCGGCCACCTctgtatcccatactaatctaatGTTTATCCGAACCCAATATCCCAACAACCATTGGCTCAACTACAATCCAAATTTAGTTGAAGCTATATGTATACtgtaagaatatatacttccataaaaaaattttatactTAGGTCAGATACGTcctaatatataagtttcataatataattctcagTATATAAAGTTTGGCTATAATACTACAGCTTGAAAATTGCTGGATCAGTATGGGATACAgaggtggccgactcgcttccCCCTCCCTGAAATTACTTCCCCAGCAGGAAATGCTCCATACTAATGCGTCACCAGCAGGGGTTTCCCACCCACCAATCTCAAAGTCTTGACATGACCTCTGCGCTGTCGTAGATTGCCAACAGGTCACTATTTCTCCGCATCCATTGGCTGCCATGTCACGGTGGGCCGGGGATGTCAAGGGCCCTTGCTTATCTACATGATGTCCAGGGGTCAAAGCGAGTTGTGTTTAGCACAAGGGATTCAGTACACACGAATCCGTAACCACCACGCCTTCGTCTGCCCCATGTCGTCCTCTGCAAAGTCCTTTCAAAAGGGTTATAAAGAGTATTTCTGACTGTGTGGCGGAAGATCGTTATCGTGCCGCTGACACTAGCAATATTTCCGGTCCGTAGACTTTAGGACCGTTGGTAGAAAAGTTCGGATCTCccgaaaaagaaattttttgCATCTGTTGATTCACTAAGATTTCAGCATGTAATGACCTGAATGTATTTCAAACACTCCAATTATTAGAAACATAACTAGCCACGGACATTGACTACAATTTACAGAACTCCCAGGAGCATCCGTGGAGCTCGGGTCCAACGTTAACTCGTGTTATAACTGAGAGCCGACTTGCCGCGCATGCCGTTCATCTGGAATAGACCTCGCCATATGATTTTGTGGGTACCCATGGGTTACCTGGAAAATCGCCAAGAACCCGAAACATCATTAAGAGGAAGTTGTATATAATATGCGTATATATGTCTGttatttatttctcttgGCGGTTCTGGTGGGCCCCACTTGATTGAGGGGTCGAGCCGTCTGGCTTTGACCTCCCAAAATAGCATTTCTTGGgctctcctcaacctcctcaacatcatgaCAAAAACCTTCCTCTCTAAGCTTAGATCCTGTTTGCTTCGTTGATAATCGCTGTATCTTGCTAGTTCAGGTATCCAATACGGCAGGAAGATGCGTGACTTGTTGTATCTTGTGCATTAGGAGGTCTTGATGCCATTCTTggtggaaaagaggaggggcCACTTCCTCACATATTATTGGTATCGCCTAGCGCCGGCGATAGGCCGGCAAATGTGCATTCCATAATATCATCACAGCCTACGTACTCAGAGGTTGTTTCACTCTATATTCCCAGCAACGCTGTATTAATGTCAAGTACGCCACGAATCAAATCTTTGAAGAAATGGTGGAACAGGAcaaatggggatgggaagaggTATAACGTCGATGTGAACATACATGTATTAGTACCTTCCAGCGCGCGCTGATCCAAATTAGCTTGTGCTTTTAGGGTCCAAATTATTGTTCGAGCATAACTATCCCTTTGGCATTACTGCGCGCAAGCTTCCCTTTCGGAAATGACACCCATctgatggagatgacagTTGGATCTTGCAACTGAATTTTCCCGAAGCTCGCGAATTGGCAAAGTACGCTAAAGAGACATTGTAAGACAATGAAGATGCAGAAAAGCGTCGTTATCCCCGTGCCGGGGAACGACGGATGCATAGTGGTTGGCTCCCAACCCCTGCACAAGCCTAATAACATTGGTGTCGGCTTGCATTAGGGGCGCTAACATTTCACAGTGATAGGTATGAAGATCAGATTCTATTCTCTCTTTTGGACAAGATCCGCTTTTTTTTACGTAGTTCTTGAATCACAGTCCAAAATCCGCTTGAGAATGTCGAAGGTTTTGGGTATATTTGTCCAAAAGGCGAGAGCTATCAAGAACACACCCATTTGCTGAATACCGCGTCAGACAGTTAGGTACCTCCAGCATGTTGGGATGAGACTCAATTAGCCCACAAAGAGTGGCTATATCCACCCCAAATGTGAACGATGATGATTACTTCGACACTCACAACCTTACGTTTCACAGTTGGCCCACCAGAGAGGAAAAGTGCGATATCCTGGGCAAGGCATCTAGTGCGGTTTATCGTGCAGTTTTCCAGGCTTGAAGTGCTACGTCTAGGTTTTGATTCTCGTATTCAAAAAGGGGATCTTAAGGCGCTAAGCGAAGGCATTTGCCTCAAGAATCTCCGCGTCTTGGAGATCGACACAGTCAGTGGTACGGAAGATCATTTAGCTAGGCTACTTCTTGCCCATAAAATGACTTTGCGCGACGTGTATCTGGAATTAATCGAACTTCCAACTCTAGAGTCCTGGAAATCATTACTCACGACTATTCGGGATG harbors:
- a CDS encoding uncharacterized protein (COG:S;~EggNog:ENOG410PQY4), whose amino-acid sequence is MASAERPRILLLSLAYRDFLDEVYSTLFTRLSEVANIKRAKTANTALQIIAEATFKAFIITDEGLTESNQENRGGAR
- a CDS encoding uncharacterized protein (COG:S;~EggNog:ENOG410PQZF) — its product is MMITSTLTTLRFTVGPPERKSAISWARHLVRFIVQFSRLEVLRLGFDSRIQKGDLKALSEGICLKNLRVLEIDTVSGTEDHLARLLLAHKMTLRDVYLELIELPTLESWKSLLTTIRDEICLDCLEITDCEASHRIIMFGDKQLSDSISIQGGKKVLDNLIGTLMLGKMI
- a CDS encoding uncharacterized protein (COG:S;~EggNog:ENOG410PK65), with product MMGDTKIAELTCPKSHELETTAVSICEVEHLSSYNWIEAPVPTIAVPGIPPLWSSPKIAKRVAKDSGLIYIAQNAARLPECPLEPLFRALYMTNPSFDINSIDLVTDRNNIRKLLSFVNSDPAKKGLEPFTINVEVENNTAIFCRTEAETKRYIGPDEFMGFGHEFEKAYTTNQIYGSTGHHRIISYRFGDLRLMLRYETDGYVNVPSNADAELGPLSSMIESLSLGPTSGLPHMASTGTALRIKKEGHIVPIESTLEIKTRVFHKKIDLQEILPQLWVSQTPNLVRAYHRNGLFELPKVEDVTLEIKNWENEHQEDLMKLAIIIKRIIDVVKKNGGKAVVKYDGQHDELVVWKAEERQLLPHDIYSKLNNQNDKSAVSEMNTNSAIRSEKPETQKTKLKIGDVLYDINLSMIPYLRSFVDFQRKAQSQVSEFDHGAIPLFDVALKGFEMGYRHCFRSLPADVSQYHTLCETYDFLGVDVLGQQSIDDIFVDLRACKTTYELDYKRYRAVKGNKAIARDAAFRLMFLMTNGKFHDGIKDSAKVYNAVLFVVSHPGTFKWRTRALVLAAYKERFLITSKQRAQLDQWCRRDNHGSDDEGTTDENGSEPYYSDGS